Proteins encoded together in one Chitinophaga sp. LS1 window:
- a CDS encoding alanyl-tRNA synthetase encodes MAIATAKNTWVKWIRRVGIWGFLFFLVKGLVWLALAYWIVK; translated from the coding sequence ATGGCAATAGCAACAGCAAAAAATACCTGGGTAAAGTGGATCAGGAGGGTAGGAATCTGGGGCTTCCTGTTCTTTTTGGTGAAGGGGTTGGTGTGGCTGGCGTTGGCGTATTGGATTGTGAAGTAG
- a CDS encoding DEAD/DEAH box helicase has product MRNYQQAGFEWMCLLDAMRWGGCLADDMGLGKTLQTITFLQHLSNKYPGETHLVVCPTSLIYNWESELKKFAPDLTYAVYHGGNRQYDPAGYDLIITSYGTVRSDQDIFARQVFGYIVLDESQVIKNPASQTTKALQVLQSRNRLILSGTPIQNNTMDLYAQMNFANPGLLGNQAFFRTEFAMPIDKYSDAEKAAQLRRLIYPFLLRRTKEQIAQDLPDKTEIIMWCEMGDEQRQAYYRIRDLYKEKVLNRIQEQGIAASTIYVLEGLTRLRQVCNAPQLVESESHITHSVKLDELMREISENTGAHKVLVFSQFTGMLQLIAKAMEQEGLKFLYLDGSTKAENRQQLVNQFQQQEEMRVFLISLKAGGVGLTLTAADYVYLVDPWWNPAAEQQAIDRTHRIGQQNKVFAYKMICKDSVEEKILALQQRKKMIADDLISEDTGFVKKLTEDDVAFLFS; this is encoded by the coding sequence CTGCGTAATTACCAGCAGGCTGGTTTTGAGTGGATGTGTCTTCTCGATGCCATGCGCTGGGGTGGCTGTCTCGCAGATGATATGGGTTTGGGTAAGACCTTGCAGACCATCACTTTCTTACAACACCTCTCTAATAAATACCCCGGTGAAACACACCTGGTTGTATGCCCTACTTCCCTTATTTATAACTGGGAAAGTGAACTGAAGAAATTCGCGCCCGACCTAACATACGCCGTCTACCATGGCGGTAACCGGCAATACGATCCCGCTGGTTATGATCTGATTATTACCAGCTATGGCACCGTACGTAGCGACCAGGATATCTTTGCCCGTCAAGTGTTCGGCTATATTGTGCTCGATGAAAGCCAGGTAATCAAAAACCCTGCTTCACAGACCACAAAGGCCCTGCAGGTACTGCAATCGCGCAACCGCCTCATCCTGAGCGGTACGCCTATCCAAAACAATACCATGGACCTCTATGCGCAAATGAACTTTGCCAACCCGGGATTGTTGGGCAACCAGGCATTCTTCCGCACTGAATTTGCCATGCCTATTGATAAATATTCAGATGCTGAAAAAGCAGCTCAGTTACGCCGCCTCATCTACCCATTCCTCTTAAGACGAACTAAGGAACAAATAGCCCAGGACCTGCCGGACAAGACTGAGATCATTATGTGGTGTGAAATGGGCGATGAGCAGCGACAGGCATACTATCGCATCCGCGATCTGTACAAAGAGAAGGTGTTAAACCGCATCCAGGAACAGGGAATCGCAGCTAGCACGATTTATGTACTGGAAGGTCTGACCCGTCTGCGGCAGGTATGCAATGCGCCTCAGCTGGTTGAATCTGAATCGCATATCACTCATTCTGTTAAACTGGATGAGCTGATGCGCGAAATCAGTGAAAACACCGGTGCGCACAAGGTATTGGTCTTCTCACAGTTCACCGGCATGCTGCAGCTCATAGCGAAAGCAATGGAGCAGGAAGGACTGAAATTCCTCTATCTGGATGGTAGTACAAAAGCAGAAAACCGCCAACAACTGGTGAACCAATTCCAGCAGCAAGAGGAAATGCGGGTATTCCTGATCAGTCTCAAGGCAGGTGGTGTAGGTTTGACGCTGACGGCAGCAGACTATGTGTACCTGGTAGATCCATGGTGGAACCCGGCCGCTGAGCAACAAGCCATAGACCGTACTCACCGTATCGGCCAGCAGAACAAAGTGTTTGCCTACAAGATGATCTGTAAAGACAGCGTGGAAGAAAAGATTCTTGCCTTACAACAACGGAAAAAGATGATTGCAGATGATCTGATCAGTGAAGATACCGGCTTTGTGAAAAAACTGACGGAAGATGATGTGGCATTTTTGTTTAGTTAA
- a CDS encoding glycoside hydrolase family 5 protein, whose amino-acid sequence MLNNSRSIIMLMVAFFATSFTVRAQQGAPPKFPEGFNIQKGVNIGYWLSESNGRNGTAQVDFFGEQDVVLLAQKGFDHLRIPIDEGELWNYKNEKYADAFKYIHAAIGWCKTNKLRVIIDLNILKGHRLWSDDDEQDRFIDIWKELALELKKYPTNLVAYELLSNPAADSAAQWNDLLAKAIKAIREIDPKRVIVVSSNQNGSYSTFSQLKLPEGDNHIILNFHYYEPVYFTHYRYNGSRQQDYSGPVHYPGATITAKELNQQPATIRNLLAGSTQDYNEDIIADQIATVARVAKKFKVPLICGEWGCTSLTPRKDRMRWYKDMKKALDKNTLSWTVWTYKGDFGIMADDGSEDDKLLKLLTKE is encoded by the coding sequence ATGTTAAATAACTCCAGGTCTATTATCATGCTTATGGTGGCGTTCTTTGCCACTTCATTCACGGTTCGTGCCCAGCAAGGGGCGCCACCGAAATTCCCTGAAGGCTTTAATATTCAGAAAGGGGTAAATATTGGTTACTGGCTATCAGAATCCAATGGCCGTAACGGTACGGCACAGGTAGATTTTTTTGGTGAGCAGGATGTGGTCTTACTCGCACAAAAAGGTTTCGACCACCTGCGTATACCTATAGATGAAGGTGAGCTGTGGAACTATAAGAACGAGAAATATGCAGATGCTTTTAAGTATATACATGCTGCCATTGGCTGGTGTAAAACAAACAAGCTGCGTGTAATTATTGACCTGAATATACTGAAGGGACACCGCCTGTGGAGCGATGATGATGAACAGGATCGTTTTATTGACATATGGAAAGAACTGGCGCTGGAGCTGAAAAAATATCCAACAAACCTGGTAGCATATGAGTTACTCAGTAATCCTGCAGCAGATAGTGCAGCACAATGGAATGATCTGCTGGCAAAAGCGATCAAAGCCATCCGTGAAATTGATCCTAAAAGAGTGATAGTAGTAAGTAGTAACCAGAATGGCAGTTACAGCACGTTTTCACAGCTGAAACTACCTGAAGGAGACAATCACATTATACTCAACTTCCACTATTATGAACCCGTTTACTTTACCCATTACCGTTATAATGGCAGCAGACAGCAGGATTACAGCGGACCGGTTCATTATCCCGGTGCGACAATCACTGCCAAAGAGCTGAACCAGCAACCGGCCACTATCAGAAATCTGCTGGCAGGTAGTACGCAGGATTATAATGAAGATATTATAGCAGATCAGATAGCAACAGTAGCCAGAGTAGCAAAGAAGTTTAAAGTGCCGCTTATATGTGGAGAATGGGGCTGTACAAGTCTGACCCCCAGAAAAGACAGGATGCGTTGGTACAAGGATATGAAAAAGGCACTGGATAAAAACACTCTCTCATGGACAGTGTGGACATATAAAGGAGATTTTGGGATAATGGCAGATGATGGTAGTGAGGATGATAAACTACTCAAATTACTCACTAAGGAATAA